The Solanum lycopersicum chromosome 2, SLM_r2.1 DNA window CTTTCATCGAGAAGATAAATGCTATCATTAATTAAGAAgttcaagaaattcaaataaacacCCTTCTCCTCCTCCTTGGCAATCTGCAATATTGAAGTTACAGATGGAGTGTTATTGGAGAGTAGTTCAAGCATTGTGTTATAAAATGTTCAGAGCAAAATATCACCCAAAATGATAAAAACTCCAACCTGTCTCCATGCATTCCGGTGACTTGGAACTTGCCAAAGATATTCAAGTAGTTCAGCAATGTTGTGGCGGATATTAAATTTATCATAGAACTGCAGACACAGAGATGTTTCATTTAAAAAGCACACAGTGGAAATCTCTACCATCAAGTAGGAttcattagaaaaaataatgcatgattAGGCTTGTGTACTACTAATACTTTGTTAGGTACACTCttcttaagaaaattttaaagacACGGACCAGCATTGAACCTCTTAATGGTGAAACAAGTATCACCATATAACCAAGAAAACCCGAAACCTCAGACTTTCCCAccaaaaaataggaaaaagaaaatctGATGACATAACCCGGCATTCAGACCTCTTCATGCTGAAATAACACCAGAGAACCAATAAAAGTATTTGAGACCTCTGGAAAAAGAGTACTGTTCAACAGCCATACTTCAAAAGATATACCTTCTTTAACTTCGAAGTTCAAAATTCCTTCAAAAAAGCCCTTTTGAGGAATCATTGATAAGACTATCTACTAAGAACTGCGTTTGGTAAGCCCTTCTTTTACTAAAATTATAGGCTGATAAGTTGGTAAGCATATGTGAAGACTCATGGAGAAGCACACCTACAACATAGTTTCTTGGAGGATATCTACTTTGCAATAGACTCTTCCTAAAATGTCACACTAGTTGTTCTATGaaaaatatcttataaatttttatgaGAGGAAAATATTGATTACTTTTCAGAGACAACAGGGGGGAATTGGATTATTGGTTACACTAAAAATTGCGCTCATACTACCGCCAACTTGGCAGAACTTCTAGCAATCTTCTATGGGCTACAAATAGCAGGGGAGAAAAATCTCCAAGCTTTGGAGATCAACACTGACTCAGAAGAAGCTATTACCATGATAACTAATGGCcatttaacatataataaaatgatatttggATGCAGGTTACATATGCAGCAGTGGGGGGCACCAGTTCTCAGAAATGTATGCAGGGAGCAGAAAAGGGTAGCCTATGTGCTGGCAAGAAATGCATTTTTTGAACCAAGGTTTTTGGCAGTTCCTCCAGTGTATGACACTTCAGGAACTACTTCAGCTAGAATATTTCTGTTTGTAATATTTACAATTATGGCAAGCTGTTGGCTCCACTATCATCAAATTATGCATCCCCGAACTAATCATGTTGCCAGTTATAACTTAATTCACATATCATGCATCCTTCTACATAAAGTTTAGGCTCTGACACATTACTGACAACCCTTGAGaacaagtacatatattttgacACTCCAGCAGATCTGAAGAATCTCCACTTTGAGAAGGTAATGATGAGCAGGGGGACGATCAGAAAGCAAAAAACTAGCATCAGATATCACTTCTTCCTGAGCAGGGGGACTTTATAGGAAAAGTTTCACTTCTCAAAACACATATCATCTGATAAAGCACAAAAGCATTACCTGTGTGTGAGAACCTGTAAATTCAATGTCAACATAAAGCTTCAAAAGATTTTTCACAAGGTACTCCAGAGAGAGTCGATGCCCCTCAAACAAAGTAGACGTTGCAGTAGAGCCGCTGTATAAAAAGTTCACTTAGAGAGGCAACAGCAACTAGATCCCCAGCACACACAGACACAAATAATAGTagacataattttgaaaaatgcaaTATCGCAAATGATCATATTTGAATCACCTTCTGCGGGGCATCCAACAGTTCAGGACTTCAACCATCTTCGCTCTAAGGTAAGGGTTTCTGATATATTCTGGACTTGCCATGAACATGATAATGAAATTCATGAAGTCATCCTGTCAAGCAACGCAAAAAGATGATTGCATATGAAAAAGGAACACATAAAGAACAAGAATATGAATGGACATAAAAAGATCACGACTAAACCTACCAGCAAGACACCATCCAAAGCTCTGGGAATTCGAGAAGCAAAAATTAGCAGCTCCATGGCATCTTCAACGAAGTGCTCAGGCATAGATGCAAACTCCATAGGGCAAGGGCAAGGTAAAGGCATCTTAAAACCACCAACAAGCCCGACCAACCAAACAACCATCAACCTGTAGAAGGATAATGCACGCTGTAGAAGCCCTCCATCCTGAAAACAAGGCAATTTAGCTTTGTACACTAACAACTAAAAGTAGGGGAATGCAAAATATAACTTACATCTACTCAAACCTAGGATGCTGTTGGTttgcaaattttatattttacaccGAAAAAATCATGTATGCACAGAAAAAATAAAGACAACCCCTATGAGTTGACACCCACATTAAGGATCTAGTTTGCTTGAAAACAGCAAAGTGTAGCATTAAGAACAATCTAATAAAAGCAGCTATAAAAAGAGAATCCCTTCACATACTCAAGATTGCATAATCCTAAGAACTAGAAAAGGAGAAGTTTATATACCCTCAATATTTGGGCTTCATAGCATAATTTCTCCTGTGAATACGATTCAAGATCTTTTTCCAAGCGAGATATTTCCTGCTGCAACTGTGGCGAGGGTGTTTGTTCTAGCATGGTTTTCATGGTAGACAAATTATCTTCGGATCTTGAAATGTCCTAAAGTTGATAATTAAATAGTTAGTTTGATACAAACACCTTGACCATAACACATTAACCTTTCATCCACTGTTACATATGGTTCAAGACATCCTTCTTTCACCAAGTAAAATTTAGTATTTCCTTTCTTCATATCCCAATTCCTCACCTGAACAAGATGCTTAAAATCTGAAAATGCTTTTAGGAGGCCCAGGTTGAGCACCCGTGCAGTCATGAAGAAGCATTCACATATGAAGGGGTATTTAGCTTTCTCACTACTACTTGATATTGGGTTGTTATATTGGAGAATTGAAGGTCCACCAGAATCATTCCCAGAGCTTGTGGCTTCCTGAGATGCCAACAACCGATTTTCTCCATCGCTGCCTTCTTTAGCGACGTCAACTTTCCCaggattattttgatttatccAATCAGAGACTTCTTCTGATGATGCATGCATAGCAGTCAACCCCCTGGTATGAATAATAGGAAATGTTAAGCAACAAACACACATGCATCGATAATAGGAGGGATAaggggaagaagaaaaattcaCCTCAGTTCCAGACGGGTGCTAGAGAACACATATTGGGGATCAATCTTGTCCCGTTTTGTCAAATTGGCATCTAAGAAAGGTTCACAGAGCCGAAGCATAACGGCACTGAGATTGACAAACATTCCTGAACTAGCACAAGATAATGGATCAACCTGCAAAGCATAATATATTGAAGTTATGGTAGAGTACTAAACAAAATTACAATCCGCACATATCAGGGTGAGAAGGTACAAGTGCAAATGAAGTATCTAACGCAGAGCCAACAGATGCACACTTTACAGGTCTGTTTCACCTGCTACAGCTCCATAGCTTGATCTGGAGAAATCTTACCTGCAACTGTGCCCTTGAGGAATTTTTGTTTATAACTGCTGCAAGATATCCAAGGACATTTTCACGAATGGTTGAATTTTTCAGAAGAGACATAAGGACTTCTGCCAAGCCATCATACAAGTTATTCATAACAGTTTTGATTGTTGTGAAAGAAGACAAGAGATCAGCAGGACGACGTGTAGCCGATTCCGAGAAACACTGCTGGCTGTTGTCCAAAGACAAGTGAAACAATCTATCAGTCCTTTGTTAAAATAGAACTCCTCAGCAGAGAATACGTCAATCAAAAGAACTTAGACTATCTTCGTTCACCAAGGGCATAAATGGTCAACCCCCCACCTATCTGTTGGGTTAGAGAATGAGAGATATGCATATGCTAAGTCATCCGATACCAAAGAGAACCATAAGTTATTAGCTTGATGTCTGTTGATGATGTCTGAAGAATCAATATTTTCAAGGTAAGAAGCTAGGAAATATTTCTTCTATGCTCTTTGTACTTGAGAGAATGAACTTCAAACGTAAAATAGTAACGACTTGCTCTTTCACAAAGTAGAATGAAGAAAAAGCATGATAACAAAGATTGAACAAGTATGAAAGGCTGTCTTGTCTATTCTCTAATTGATATTAGAATGGCATATAACTTCTCTTCAATGTAATACACTTAAGGAAACAACATATAGTTCATAATTAAAGAGACGAGAGATAAATTTTAACCCACCCAACATCCGGCTGACTCTTGAAGATTGCATGATCAGGTAAAGCACTGACATGAAAGAAAGGACCCAAAATGCTTGTCATCTCGATAACTCTTCCATTCATATAAACACTATTTGGAATCCACCAAGGATGATTCACCAGACACTTGGCACCTACTGGATACttaaccaaaaataataaagctcTAAGAGGCTGCTGAAAATTACCCAAAGCTGAAACCTTTAGCACGGTCCCTCTCAAATCCTCATACAACTGCTTCAGTATTGGGTCCATACTATCAAAATCCGCATCCTTTAATAACTCATCCAAAAACCCAGGTGGACTCGACACTCCTCCACTACCACTACTCCCACCAAACACATCTACAGAACTTGAAACCTCAGAAAACAACAAAGGAAGCAACGGAGATACATTTGCTGGTGCCGTATCCCAATTGGGAAACATATCAGGATTTCCTAAATGTATCCTACAGTATGATACAGCAAGTCTCTTTACTTGCTTAACCACCAATTCCATCTCAGACCTAACATTCTTATCCTTCATCGACGcaatttttttcccttcttcatGAGCCCGACGGTAACAGTTGACCAAATACTGAAAAGGTGGTTCCGCGGAcacaaaattaccagaaagcCGATCGATTAAAACCCTCTCCATCAAATCCCTAGACAACCTTAATCCTTTGCCCTCGCTCAAAATCTCGGCCGCCGTCATCTCTAAATACACAACGCGTGTATCATTTTCCATTGAATCAACTAGAGATACAAGTAAAATTTTCCGAAGAATTATATCCTCGATCTCCGCCGGCGTCCTCTGTGGTTTAGAAGTCGCCATGATTTCAACAACaatacaataaattaaacaagaaaaattgatgatataggagaagaaagagagaaattaaccAACTAAAATCATTGTTAAAATAAGTGTAACCGACTGCATAagtgtatatacaaataaacaaaaaaattaacagaTGAAATTGGAAAAAGATTGAAGGGAGGGGTATCAGAGGTTTCCGACTCTACAGGTAAACCCTAATTACGGTGTCGTTTCTGGTGCCATTGTTTCGGTAGAATTATATATCCACGAGTAAACCAGTACATCTCGGATAGAGATAAGAGCGTAAGATTCTATTTGTattggattaaaaaaaatatcttttaaaaagtatttttgaaaatatttaaatttatttttaaaaaaattgatttgaataaaagtgttgaagttaaaaaaaaattattaatatgttTGTCAAATAAGTAATGGCAAACacctttttcaattaaaatgtctgaaatacccttaaaagttgttaacataataaagttaattaatttaataataataataatatataataataaatactaataaaaaacataaaataaataataataaaaataattaaatagaaataataataataaatgataataataataataataataaagataatgtataatataataataaataaataataaaaaataataatatataaaatattaataataataatataataataataatctataatataataattataataataatagtataaaataatatataatttataataataaaaaaaaaggaagaaaataataaagtattaaaaatattaataatacttataataataataataataaaaataaaaaaaattaagggtaAAAAGAATGATATACACGGTCAACATAAAATGACTATACACCGGCTAGTGTTGTAACGACAacgttaaaaaaattataatcatcGTTGGAGTTGGATTTGTTGGTGCTACTCTTGCTCATACTCTTggcaaattttattttcaatttcactGTTTGTTGTTAACTTAacatttttccatatttttattaGCAAGTGTTTAAAAGTTAAATCTTAACAACCATGCTTGCTCTAATGACAACCAACAACTGCTTCAATGCCAATTACCgaaattattgttgttatattaGGCTCAAAATCAACACATTTGATGACGAGTCGCCtggaaagcaaaaaaaaatgatagcaaataaaaaggaaagagaagAATGGAAGAAAGCTAGAAAAGGGTATGGCTTTGACCATAGTTTAGTGAGATTTCTAAGCAAGATTTGGTGGTCTCACGGCGGTTGATCTCTCGCAAGAGCTTTTAACGATAATGAATGAGGAACATAAGGGTTAGGGTAAAGTATGGCGATGAAAACTGAAAAACAAAGAGATGGTAAAACATTGTGAGAGGAATGCAGAGATGGTACTTTGCTGAAAGAAACAAAGTGGGATTCACttatctttccttttcattttatgCTATTTACACGCTTAGAAATTTTGTATTTGCTACATCAACCTTTAAAGTGATATTTAGTTCACTTGTAAGTTATTTAAGGGGTATTTAAGTACACctaaaattacaatattaaagtaaattttggggacaaattaaagaaaaattttatgtactttcccaaaaaaaaatattacttttaaaaaaggaatttcTATTGTTGTTAAAAATGTTAGGTCACATTTTTTgttccatttatttttaaaaatattacttttatttgcttatttatatatgaaaaaggaagatataattatatatactatctat harbors:
- the LOC101267369 gene encoding probable ubiquitin conjugation factor E4; amino-acid sequence: MATSKPQRTPAEIEDIILRKILLVSLVDSMENDTRVVYLEMTAAEILSEGKGLRLSRDLMERVLIDRLSGNFVSAEPPFQYLVNCYRRAHEEGKKIASMKDKNVRSEMELVVKQVKRLAVSYCRIHLGNPDMFPNWDTAPANVSPLLPLLFSEVSSSVDVFGGSSGSGGVSSPPGFLDELLKDADFDSMDPILKQLYEDLRGTVLKVSALGNFQQPLRALLFLVKYPVGAKCLVNHPWWIPNSVYMNGRVIEMTSILGPFFHVSALPDHAIFKSQPDVGQQCFSESATRRPADLLSSFTTIKTVMNNLYDGLAEVLMSLLKNSTIRENVLGYLAAVINKNSSRAQLQVDPLSCASSGMFVNLSAVMLRLCEPFLDANLTKRDKIDPQYVFSSTRLELRGLTAMHASSEEVSDWINQNNPGKVDVAKEGSDGENRLLASQEATSSGNDSGGPSILQYNNPISSSSEKAKYPFICECFFMTARVLNLGLLKAFSDFKHLVQDISRSEDNLSTMKTMLEQTPSPQLQQEISRLEKDLESYSQEKLCYEAQILRDGGLLQRALSFYRLMVVWLVGLVGGFKMPLPCPCPMEFASMPEHFVEDAMELLIFASRIPRALDGVLLDDFMNFIIMFMASPEYIRNPYLRAKMVEVLNCWMPRRSGSTATSTLFEGHRLSLEYLVKNLLKLYVDIEFTGSHTQFYDKFNIRHNIAELLEYLWQVPSHRNAWRQIAKEEEKGVYLNFLNFLINDSIYLLDESLNKILELKELEAEMSNTAEWEQRPAQERQERTRLFHSQENIIRIDMKLANEDVSLLAFTSEQITVPFLLPEMVERVASMLNYFLLQLVGPQRKSLSLKDPEKYEFRPKELLKQIVKIYVHLARGDKEKIFPAAIIRDGRSYSDQIFSAAADVLRRIGEDMRIIQEFIDLGAKAKIAASEAMDAEAALGDIPDEFLDPIQYTLMKDPVILPSSRITVDRPVIQRHLLSDSTDPFNRSHLTADMLIPDTELKAKIEEFIRSHELKKPGEDLNLQHTKTTIQTTDTSNLIE